A window from Drosophila nasuta strain 15112-1781.00 chromosome 3, ASM2355853v1, whole genome shotgun sequence encodes these proteins:
- the LOC132790793 gene encoding tuberin isoform X2, with product MMSSKDKSKFKMFLKTTKPAGAAGERTLRPEFEIELRPEQPIAQRCKMLKELGDQHLHNINLDETSITKLWHLTNDLIVPNKPAETRQIALSFYKRLIHTQYKSLTLMREKFFLVIQNHEAREDLRHLLKLLITLTENGKDITNFEEKIGKFMLHWMPDVKEAHQLSPYLDMLINLIKFNAAHLDKDILVGIVENACKLSYTEPDDDIGLQCLTILELVIGYTIFPSETLHQCIVTLCWTVNHVRYCHASYKIMKNLLGTQLGFDSMKLMCCILNDRLQYSDGQLLRGAVFHLNINIFGSNMIFQVSPMNYATNVLKGFLNALESRQVIVTYEVILSVRMVITKHKLSEIIWDLICDIMSAIVDNIEYYERSGVNNDSLAHLQKNFHENIDCIEKLLQDERAPILGNVDRIYDLIERVAERRSEASVLGLIEYRTRRVTATRPEWLQTLTQFVRRYYRMSNVNVRIKTIESLVQIMNQNRSGYEEEILDRVVVTQLAQIHQEPSAQVRMAVARALCNFAVHCDTKRCMELLDILETLINRPFEHMRQVASEGLPSELGNSVIVKSETEIGDIVAAVSGLIEVFVVKLHRLPAAHAIKIFNILMDHLELHYDRPKVFEQASIVRLKIFNWMLKARANSSYHIGYPEGNSDVVKFSHYLGIDSALPPQTQTTTISIRRACKLIVRCLEQDTDYQVFQLVIKELPKVLQNKALIQGNDIEELAKTLFKINSSSTNKFKRPTDEFDALVLQAIASLVIYYECMQSTHHNKIIAALKSRILTGTYSASVCINTLTILMLEMPDALMRTLPDVLLQMSRMSDTNTVAIPVLEFLSLLIHLSNHLFSNFTPKQNMYVFALSLTYTKPHRYDHYTVSLAHHVIAGWFLKCKLEQRRNFVGYIKSSMQSNAQMLYNDIVNINSLNVNEDSSNRKRSTSLTERGSRNSAATRNDSEMRPLMNNSLRTFHAELAETCFDFLERHTFSPCPALPKRLPAIDYLLKDGVSQTWLVGHNLITITTSGCPSGPTRNGLCERCTQLGKAPSISLNSKNLNDGAGQPTLSPEQERRYTKLSLQHSSGNESAGSTEQTSSSSASNSGAHPHRQISNSSTASLDTYSRRGSNPEASNLVEGSHTGSNTSLLGNSMSLSTASMGPGGGSIQGSFVQQPVCVRSCTGWAEIYIRRPTGNISWITRIQNPITSDCFGQDLPFNSMVSMFLPTSHGGVFGPDNLMQPQQELLQQQQQQEQQQLQLQKEQQQQLQKEQQQQAARQEPVEELDQITPTASEMRKRMMAKARALQRQEEIHHSVSIASNSGIGGTAAIDIPMARMAGKRGKDAALSGSVSDGEADDDVLAFGDAQSRARNPVRRVNSSPEMSSSWRQAILAAKPAPLSSMGGVLEPEMVLHEQEPQLPATGAKKKNVQYSTKDMRVSCEAIPEEIAGSTPPQAQGLQPAAAAGAGAGTLPPKQHSADDVSSQVAQVQTSASASSLKLGKPPLSPGQVATPAAAAPAAVSAAKQTLAPVAAKLTSYVNASLGLAKSNSSGGNNDGDYNNGGGDMMRGRSKTISVVREVNNGKARPPAPAVSSFRSFGATKPPISAKLCMNPSFVFLQLYSTGQLEVTETPLKVGPEQSSALSLLDLVPPFETHKIGVLYVGPNQCNNEVEILRNSHGSTRYVDFLRSIGTLVSLKDAEANNLFIGLDKSGADGKFAYIWKDDILQVTFHVATLMPTNLQDDPNCNEKKKHIGNDFVKIIYNESGEEYNLTTISGHFNYACVIVEPLELNSNRVYVKARSEISKFVCHPEPRIVSDRSAPLLARQMALHANLASLVYQSVQKKNPYASNWLERLRKLKRLRSQLIEQQVKQQQSKQQQSGNTSSGGGIASSSDIDDQRADFTKFT from the exons ATGATGAGCTCCAAGGATAAATCCAAGTTCAAAATGTTTCTAAAGACAACAAAACCCGCAg GGGCAGCGGGAGAGCGCACCTTGCGACCAGAATTCGAGATTGAACTGCGACCAGAGCAACCAATAGCGCAACGTTGCAAAATGCTCAAAGAACTGGGCGATCAGCATTTGCACAACATCAACTTGGACGAG ACATCGATTACCAAGCTGTGGCATTTGACCAATGATCTGATTGTGCCCAATAAACCGGCGGAAACGCGACAAATTGCCTTGAGCTTCTACAAgcgcctcatacacacacaatacaagAGCCTTACGCTGATGCGAGAAAAGTTCTTTTTGGTCATACAGAATCACGAAGCCCGCGAGGATCTGCGGCATCTGCTCAAGCTGCTGATCACGCTCACCGAGAACGGTAAAGACATCACCAACTTCGAGGAGAAG ATTGGCAAATTCATGCTGCATTGGATGCCCGATGTGAAAGAGGCCCATCAGCTGTCCCCCTATCTGGACATGCTGATCAATCTGATCAAATTCAATGCAGCACATCTAGACAAAGACATTCTTGTGGGAATTGTAGA GAATGCCTGCAAATTGAGCTACACTGAGCCGGACGATGACATTGGGCTTCAGTGCTTGACCATTCTGGAGTTGGTAATTGGCTACACTATCTTTCCCAGCGAGACGCTGCATCAATGCATTGTCACATTGTGCTGGACTGTGAACCATGTGCGATACTGTCATGCATCCTATAAG ATCATGAAGAACCTGTTGGGCACTCAGCTGGGATTTGATTCCATGAAACTGATGTGCTGCATACTCAACGATCGCTTGCAATACAGCGATGGACAGTTGCTGCGTGGCGCCGTCTTTCATCTCAACATCAACATCTTTGGCTCGAACATGATCTTCCAAGTGTCGCCCATGAATTATGCGACCAATGTGCTTAAAGGTTTCCTCAAc gCTTTAGAGAGTCGCCAGGTGATAGTAACATACGAGGTGATTCTCAGCGTGCGCATGGTGATCACCAAGCACAAGCTGTCGGAGATCATTTGGGATCTCATCTGTGATATTATGTCGGCCATCGTAGATAACATTGAGTATTACG AACGCTCTGGTGTTAACAACGATAGCTTGGCTCATCTGCAGAAGAACTTCCACGAGAACATCGACTGCATTGAGAAGCTGCTGCAGGACGAACGTGCGCCCATTCTTGGCAATGTGGATCGCATCTATGACTTGATCGAACGCGTTGCCGAGCGTCGCTCGGAGGCCTCGGTGCTGGGCTTGATCGAGTATCGCACACGTCGTGTGACTGCCACACGACCCGAATGGCTGCAGACTCTGACGCAATTTGTGCGGCGATATTATCGCATGTCCAATGTGAATGTGCGCATCAAGACCATTGAGTCGCTGGTGCAGATCATGAACCAGAATCGCTCCGGCTACGAAGAGGAAATACTCGATAGAGTCGTTGTCACGCAGCTGGCGCAAATTCATCAAGAGCCGAGTGCCCAAGTGCGTATGGCTGTGGCGCGTGCGTTGTGCAACTTTGCGGTGCATTGCGACACCAAGCGATGCATGGAACTGCTCGACATACTGGAGACCCTCATCAATCGACCCTTCGAGCACATGCGACAGGTTGCGTCTGAGGGTTTGCCCTCGGAGTTGGGCAACAGTGTCATTGTGAAGAGCGAGACGGAGATTGGAGACATTGTGGCCGCAGTCAGCGGTTTGATTGAGGTGTTTGTGGTCAAGCTACATCGTCTGCCAGCTGCGCATGCCATCAAGATATTCAATATACTCATGGATCACTTGGAATTGCACTACGATCGACCCAAGGTCTTTGAGCAAGCGAGCATAGTGCGCTTGAAG ATTTTCAACTGGATGCTGAAGGCGAGAGCCAATTCCTCCTATCACATTGGCTATCCGGAGGGCAATAGCGACGTGGTCAAGTTCAGTCATTATCTGGGCATCGATTCCGCCTTGCCACCACAAACACAAACCACAACCATTTCCATACGTCGCGCCTGCAAATTGATTGTGCGCTGTCTCGAACAGGACACGGACTATCAGGTCTTTCAGCTGGTCATCAAGGAGCTGCCCAAGGTGCTGCAGAACAAGGCATTGATTCAGGGCAACGACATCGAAGAGCTGGCCAAAACTTTGTTCAAAATCAACTCGAGCAGCACCAATAAGTTCAAGCGACCCACCGACGAGTTTGATGCTCTTGTTCTTCAGGCAATCGCCTCGCTGGTCATCTACTACGAGTGCATGCAGTCGACGCATCACAACAAGATCATTGCCGCTCTCAAGTCACGCATCCTCACGGGCACCTACTCGGCCAGTGTGTGCATCAACACGCTCACCATTCTGATGCTCGAGATGCCCGACGCTTTGATGCGCACCCTGCCCGATGTGCTACTCCAGATGAGCCGCATGTCCGACACCAACACAGTGGCTATACCCGTTCTGGAGTTCCTATCAC TGCTGATCCATCTGTCGAATCATCTCTTCTCCAACTTCACCCCAAAGCAGAATATGTACGTGTTTGCTTTGTCGTTGACTTACACCAAACCGCATCGCTATGATCATTACACCGTGTCGTTGGCGCATCACGTCATCGCCGGCTGGTTTCTCAAGTGCAAGCTCGAGCAGCGTCGCAACTTTGTGGGCTACATCAAATCG TCGATGCAATCGAATGCACAAATGTTGTACAATGATATTGTGAACATCAACTCGCTCAACGTGAATGAGGATTCATCGAATCGCAAGCGCAGCACCAGCTTAACAGAGCGTGGCAGCCGAAACAGTGCAGCGACCAGAAATGACTCTGAGATGCGTCCACTGATGAACAACAGTTTGCGCACCTTTCACGCTGAGCTCGCCGAGACTTGCTTCGATTTTCTGGAGCGTCACACGTTCTCGCCATGCCCCGCGTTGCCTAAGCG CTTGCCGGCAATTGATTATCTGCTGAAGGATGGCGTCTCGCAGACGTGGTTGGTGGGTCACAATCTAATCACCATCACCACCTCGGGCTGTCCCTCGGGTCCCACCCGCAACGGACTCTGCGAGCGTTGCACGCAGCTGGGCAAAGCGCCCAGCATCAGTCTCAACTCAAAGAACCTTAACGATGGAGCGGGACAACCAACGCTGTCGCCGGAGCAGGAGCGACGCTACACGAAGCTGAGTCTGCAGCACAGCAGCGGTAACGAGAGCGCGGGCAGCACAGAGCAAacctcatcgtcatcggcCTCCAATTCGGGTGCGCATCCGCATCGGCAGATCTCGAACAGTTCAACAGCATCGCTGGACACGTACTCACGACGCGGTTCCAATCCGGAGGCCAGCAATCTGGTCGAGGGTTCACACACAGGTAGCAACACATCGCTGCTGGGCAACTCGATGTCGTTGTCCACAGCCAGCATGGGTCCTGGAGGTGGCTCAATTCAAGGCTCCTTTGTGCAGCAGCCGGTGTGTGTGCGTTCCTGCACTGGCTGGGCGGAGATTTACATAAGGCGGCCGACGGGCAACATTTCGTGGATCACACGCATACAGAATCCCATAACGAGCGATTGCTTTGGCCAGGATCTGCCGTTCAACAGCATGGTATCCATGTTTCTGCCCACGTCGCATGGCGGCGTCTTTGGGCCCGACAATCTGATGCAGCCGCAACAGGagctgttgcagcaacaacaacagcaggaacagcagcagttgcagctacaaaaggagcaacagcagcagctacagaaggagcaacagcagcaggcagctcGCCAAGAGCCAGTAGAGGAACTGGATCAGATCACGCCAACTGCTAGCGAGATGCGTAAACGCATGATGGCCAAGGCGCGTGCTCTGCAACGCCAGGAGGAGATCCACCACTCGGTGAGCATTGCCAGCAACAGCGGCATCGGCGGCACAGCTGCCATCGATATACCCATGGCTCGCATGGCGGGCAAACGGGGCAAGGATGCAGCACTGAGCGGTTCGGTGAGCGATGGCGAGGCAGATGACGATGTGTTGGCCTTTGGCGATGCCCAGAGTCGTGCTCGCAATCCTGTGCGACGCGTCAACTCCAGTCCCGAGATGAGTTCCAGTTGGCGCCAGGCAATCCTCGCAGCCAAACCGGCTCCCTTATCCAGTATGGGTGGCGTGCTGGAGCCGGAGATGGTGCTTCACGAGCAGGAGCCACAACTGCCCGCCACGGGAGCCAAGAAGAAGAACGTGCAGTACAGCACCAAAGATATGCGCGTCAGCTGTGAGGCAATACCCGAAGAGATTGCCGGCTCCACTCCACCCCAGGCACAAGGCTTGCAACCAGCTGCCGCAGCTGGAGCGGGAGCGGGCACTTTGCCACCCAAGCAGCACTCGGCAGATGATGTAAGCAGCCAGGTGGCACAGGTGCAGACCTCCGCCTCGGCATCGTCGCTCAAGCTGGGCAAGCCACCGCTCTCACCTGGCCAAGTGGCGACGCCAGCGGCCGCTGCGCCGGCGGCAGTCAGCGCTGCCAAGCAGACGCTTGCTCCCGTGGCCGCAAAGTTGACGAGCTATGTCAATGCCTCGCTGGGATTGGCCAAATCCAACAGCAGTGGCGGCAACAACGATGGCGATTACAATAATGGAGGCGGAGATATGATGCGTGGCCGATCGAAGACCATTTCTGTGGTGCGTGAGGTGAACAATGGGAAAGCGCGTCCACCGGCGCCGGCTGTCAGCAGCTTTCGGAGCTTTGGCGCGACCAAACCACCGATAAGCGCCAAGCTGTGCATGAATCCCAGTTTTGTGTTCCTGCAACTCTACAGCACCGGGCAGCTGGAAGTCACCGAGACGCCGCTGAAGGTAGGACCCGAGCAATCCAGCGCATTGTCGCTGCTCGATCTTGTGCCGCCTTTCGAGACGCACAAGATCGGTGTGCTCTATGTGGGTCCCAATCAGTGCAACAACGAGGTGGAAATCTTGCGTAACTCTCACGGCAGCACACGCTATGTGGACTTTTTGCGCAGCATTGGCACCTTGGTTAGCCTCAAAGATGCCGAGGCGAACAATCTGTTTATTGGTCTGGACAAGAGTGGAGCCGATGGCAAATTTGCCTACATCTGGAAGGATGATATACTGCAG GTCACCTTCCATGTGGCCACGTTGATGCCCACGAATCTACAGGATGATCCCAATTGCAACGAAAAGAAGAAGCACATTGGCAACGATTTCGTCAAAATCATTTACAACGAGAGCGGCGAGGAGTACAATCTGACCACCATATCG GGCCACTTTAACTACGCCTGCGTCATTGTTGAGCCACTGGAGCTCAACTCCAATCGGGTTTATGTGAAAGCGCGTTCCGAGATCTCCAAATTTGTCTGCCATCCAGAGCCTCGCATCGTTTCCGATCGCAGTGCGCCTTTGCTCGCCCGCCAGATGGCACTTCATGCCAAT CTTGCCTCACTGGTCTATCAGAGCGTGCAGAAGAAGAATCCATACGCCTCGAACTGGTTGGAAAGGTTGCGCAAATTGAAGCGCTTGCGATCTCAG CTAATTGAACAACAAgtcaagcagcaacaaagcaaacagcagcaaagcgGCAACACTTCCAGCGGCGGCGGCATCGCTTCGTCCTCGGACATTGACGATCAGCGTGCAGACTTTACCAAATTCACATAG